In Papaver somniferum cultivar HN1 chromosome 1, ASM357369v1, whole genome shotgun sequence, a genomic segment contains:
- the LOC113352669 gene encoding uncharacterized protein LOC113352669, whose protein sequence is MLLGSNSDIQKPLNCPFKFQKMWISHPGFLQVVIDAWKEIFVGNTIFIFMNKLKFLKNILKKWNWEVFGNVQVKLKEAEEKVLETNILSDAEPQNLDLLNNYVIARGIRDLASQNYHTMLSQKARVNWIKYGDANTSFFHTLFKLRQTRNSITELENDAGDIVTDQKEIAPMHINHFSKYSVKRGIRNVVFDLNEDGFPGPDGFTGIFYRIAWEIIEEDLFEAIRYSWQHQVIPPGVNSNFLVLLPKVRGAKKGRNIDEKILLASELVNEMNIKRRGGNAGFKLDISQAYDILRWEYLILVLKKYGFSAFFCNWILVLLKSTKISIMINGGPVGYFGVGRCLKQGDTLSPILYVIAADVLSINILHPIQENKIQPMIIRKGIHPSHLFFADDIFIFCNGGKSRLLHLKKLLIDYQKASGQTVSATKSKCFVGGTSLVRGNNQIDDLMNMKLSYFPDKYLGVILVQGKAKTEHLWSFVEIFHRRLASWIGNLLDSQARITLIKFVLSSIPLYNISMYKWPRKVIDACERIIRNFLWSGNAEDRKCVTISWDQVCSPIEEGGLDKYDCWITYYKKSSICPGIKWVLRDFNDHTRWIVGKGDKISVWMDTWVLEQSIIKLFPDNAYIQQHIHMKNGLFTVASVVSIIITRLPKLRWYKHIWNKSVHLSTVAIFGRLQGEPELLMKIQIKEDFKMFQDVIFAMNTRIPAHLLWVCKYGQNIWSWLGGIFSFKNPKSFEDILFCGKSKSSVVQKIWIIAAFNVMVDIWLTGNKAFFENITPDVLIAKKKILKMVKDCEFIAAESGGLGITTNFVAEVMGTLCALEWAVQHNKCQVIVNSDSKEAISVFSNNNLPWFVLVRWKLVCSVLRKIHFNHVYTEINFSVDFFAKKGCHLQRGQVLKFSDRPSNMQRMEFPGVPYYRFE, encoded by the exons ATGCTTTTAGGATCTAATTCAGATATTCAGAAACCTCTAAATTGCCCTTTTAAGTTTCAAAAGATGTGGATTTCTCATCCTGGTTTTTTACAAGTTGTTATTGATGCTTGGAAAGAAATTTTTGTTGGTAATacaatttttattttcatgaataAACTGAAGTTCTTGAAGAATATTCTTAAAAAATGGAATTGGGAGGTCTTTGGGAATGTCCAAGTAAAGTTAAAAGAAGCTGAGGAAAAGGTTCTTGAAACTAATATTCTTTCAGATGCTGAGCCTCAAAATTTAGATCTTTTGAATAATTATGTCATTGCAAGGGGTATAAGAGATTTAGCATCTCAGAATTACCATACTATGCTAAGTCAAAAGGCTAGAGTTAATTGGATTAAATATGGTGATGCCAATACTTCTTTTTTTCACACTTTATTCAAGTTAAGACAAACAAGAAATTCCATTACAGAACTAGAGAATGATGCAGGTGATATTGTGACAGATCAAAAAGAGATTGCTCCAATGCATATTAATCACTTTTCAA AGTATTCCGTCAAAAGAGGAATTAGAAATGTTGTTTTTGATTTAAACGAAGATGGTtttcctggtccagatggttttaCAGGTATCTTCTATAGAATAGCTTGGGAAATTATTGAAGAAGATTTGTTTGAAGCTATCAGATACAGTTGGCAACATCAAGTAATTCCTCCTGGAGTTAATTCTAACTTTCTTGTTCTATTACCAAAAGTTAGAGGTGCAAAAAAA GGGAGAAATATCGATGAAAAAATTCTTCTAGCTTCTGAACTAGTTAATGAAATGAACATaaaaagaagaggaggaaatgCTGGCTTTAAACTTGACATCTCTCAGGCATATGATATTCTGAGATGGGAATATCTCATTTTGGTATTAAAGAAATATGGTTTTTCTGCTTTCTTCTGTAACTGGATTTTAGTTCTGCTCAAGTCTACAAAGATATCTATCATGATTAATGGTGGACCTGTGGGTTATTTTGGTGTTGGAAGGTGCCTCAAACAAGGAGATACCCTATCACCAATTCTGTATGTGATTGCAGCTGATGTTCTGAGTATAAATATTCTTCATCCAATCCAGGAAAATAAGATACAACCAATGATTATCAGAAAAGGTATTCATCCTTCTCATCTCTTTTTTGCAGATGACATTTTTATATTTTGCAATGGTGGAAAATCTAGATTACTTCATTTGAAAAAGCTTCTCATTGATTATCAAAAAGCTTCAGGACAAACAGTGAGTGCCACTAAAAGCAAGTGTTTTGTAGGAGGTACTTCTTTGGTCAGAGGTAATAATCAAATTGATGATCTTATGAACATGAAATTGTCTTATTTCCCTGATAAATACTTAGGTGTCATTCTTGTGCAAGGAAAAGCTAAAACTGAACATTTATGGTCATTTGTTGAAATATTTCATAGAAGACTTGCTTCATGGATTGGGAATTTATTGGATTCTCAAGCAAGAATTACCCTCATTAAATTTGTTCTCAGTAGTATTCCTCTATACAATATTTCTATGTACAAATGGCCAAGAAAAGTGATTGATGCTTGTGAAAGGATTATTAGGAATTTCCTTTGGAGTGGTAATGCTGAAGATAGAAAATGTGTCACAATATCTTGGGATCAAGTTTGTTCTCCTATAGAAGAAGGGGGTCTTG ATAAATATGATTGTTGGATTACATATTATAAGAAGTCTTCTATATGTCCTGGAATCAAATGGGTATTGCGGGATTTTAATGATCATACAAGATGGATAGTGGGCAAAGGTGATAAAATTTCAGTTTGGATGGATACTTGGGTCTTGGAGCAAAGCATAATCAAATTATTCCCAGATAATGCATATATTCAACAACATATCCACATGAAG AATGGTCTTTTTACTGTGGCTAGTGTTGTTTCAATAATCATAACAAGATTACCTAAACTTAGATGGTACAAACATATTTGGAATAAGAGTGTTCATCTTTCAACAGTAGCAATATTTGGAAGATTACAAGGGGAGCCTGAGCTACTGATGAAAATCCAAATAAAAGAGGATTTCAAAATGTTTCAAGATGTTATATTTGCCATGAATACCAGGATTCCAGCACATCTTTTATGGGTATGCAAATATGGTCAGAATATTTGGAGCTGGCTTGGAGgtatattttctttcaaaaacCCCAAATCTTTTGAAGACATACTGTTCTGTGGGAAATCCAAAAGTTCAGTAGTGCAAAAAATCTGGATCATTGCTGCTTTTAATGTGATGGTGGATATTTGGCTCACCGGAAACAAGGCTTTCTTTGAGAATATTACTCCAGATGTGCTAATTGCCAAAAAGAAGATACTCAAAATGGTCAAAGACTGTGAG TTCATAGCTGCTGAAAGTGGAGGCCTTGGCATTACAACAAATTTTGTGGCTGAAGTCATGGGAACATTGTGTGCTCTGGAATGGGCAGTTCAGCATAACAAATGTCAGGTGATTGTTAATTCTGATTCAAAGGAAGCCATATCAGTTTTCTCCAACAACAATTTACCATGGTTTGTATTGGTTAGATGGAAATTGGTGTGCTCTGTTCTAAGGAAGATTCACTTCAACCATGTTTATACAGAAATTAATTTTTCTGTAGACTTCTTTGCAAAGAAAGGTTGTCATTTACAAAGAGGACAAGTTCTAAAATTTTCTGACAGGCCTTCAAATATGCAGAGAATGGAATTTCCTGGGGTTCCATACTACAGATTTGAATGA